A region from the Salidesulfovibrio onnuriiensis genome encodes:
- the truB gene encoding tRNA pseudouridine(55) synthase TruB — protein sequence MARRRKFTRSKEQLDGILILDKPSGPTSADCLNDIKHQLKQYKIGHAGTLDPLAQGVLLVMLGQATKLGPYLTSKEKIYRGTLKLGISTDTYDIQGEITSEKPVEVSADTVAGEIVAWKELTEQEVPAYSAAKHKGKALYELAREGKETPVKIKTIDISHAEALDVSLPDAEFRVRCSAGTYIRSLVHSLGIRLGCGATLTSLIREASEPFELSRAHSLEEVLKEPERLSERVIPIPDALPHWPRFTIAGQLIDLVKNGAWLPVNANPGELLWGKPGDRAMLMDTEGNALALVEAKPQGDELKWSILRGLWQNE from the coding sequence ATGGCACGCAGGCGCAAATTCACGCGCAGCAAGGAACAGCTTGACGGCATCCTGATCCTGGACAAGCCCTCGGGGCCGACCTCGGCGGACTGCCTGAACGACATCAAGCACCAGCTCAAGCAATACAAGATCGGCCATGCCGGAACCCTGGACCCCCTGGCCCAGGGAGTGCTCCTGGTCATGCTCGGCCAGGCAACGAAGCTCGGGCCGTATCTGACCAGCAAGGAAAAAATATACCGGGGCACGCTGAAGCTCGGAATCTCCACGGATACCTATGATATTCAAGGAGAAATAACCTCTGAGAAGCCCGTCGAGGTCTCGGCGGACACTGTGGCGGGCGAAATTGTTGCCTGGAAAGAGTTGACAGAACAGGAAGTTCCGGCCTATTCGGCGGCCAAGCATAAGGGAAAAGCCCTTTATGAACTTGCCCGCGAAGGCAAGGAAACACCGGTCAAGATAAAGACCATCGATATTTCTCATGCGGAAGCGCTGGATGTAAGTCTCCCGGACGCGGAATTCAGGGTTAGGTGCTCGGCTGGCACCTATATACGGTCCCTGGTCCACAGCTTGGGGATACGACTTGGATGCGGCGCTACTCTGACAAGCCTCATCCGCGAGGCAAGCGAGCCCTTTGAGCTCTCCCGGGCGCACAGCCTGGAGGAAGTGCTCAAGGAACCAGAACGGCTTTCGGAACGGGTCATCCCCATTCCGGACGCCCTGCCCCACTGGCCCCGGTTCACCATTGCCGGCCAGCTCATAGACCTCGTCAAGAACGGGGCCTGGCTGCCGGTCAATGCCAATCCCGGGGAACTGCTCTGGGGCAAGCCCGGAGACCGGGCCATGCTCATGGACACGGAAGGAAACGCCCTGGCCCTGGTGGAAGCCAAGCCTCAGGGCGATGAACTGAAGTGGTCCATACTTCGCGGACTATGGCAGAACGAGTAG
- the rpsO gene encoding 30S ribosomal protein S15, which yields MVMTTEAKQQIIDEYKTHEGDTGSPEVQVALLTERISYLTEHFKSHKKDYHSRTGLLKLVGQRRKLLNYLKGKDIQRYRDLIARLGLRK from the coding sequence GTGGTTATGACTACCGAAGCCAAACAACAGATCATTGACGAGTACAAGACGCACGAAGGCGACACGGGTTCTCCCGAGGTGCAGGTTGCCCTGCTCACCGAACGGATCAGCTACCTGACCGAGCACTTCAAGTCTCACAAAAAGGACTACCACTCCCGCACCGGCCTGCTGAAACTGGTCGGCCAGCGCAGGAAGCTCCTCAACTACCTGAAGGGCAAAGATATCCAGCGTTACCGCGATCTGATCGCACGCCTGGGTCTGCGCAAGTAG
- the pnp gene encoding polyribonucleotide nucleotidyltransferase yields MLKPFDKTSLTTSVGNLDITIETGKLANQASGAVTISSGGTVVLVTACTQPLEIDRGFFPLTCNYQEMAYAAGRIPGGYFRREVGRPSERETLVSRLIDRPIRPLFTKGFADEVQVIATVLSADKHVNPDVLALTGASAALHISKMPFEGPIAGARVGYVNNEFVLYPTYKGIAEESSLNLIFAASRDAIVMVEGGGEFVSEDLVADALEWGHEQIMPLLDMQDELRAKVGLEKIQVTAPEKDEELASYVAEIITDDLKAALSTPEKMARKDAKSAAKDKAKEAVAEKFPEDETKLKQLGDVIGDLEKKIVRNRIVTEGTRIDGRDTTTVRPLSVEVGVLPMTHGSALFRRGETSALAVATLGSTRDEQRFETLIGEDTKRFMLHYNFPPYCVGEARMLRAPSRREVGHGALAERAISPVLPDPEAFPFTIRAVSEIMESNGSSSMASVCGTSLALMDAGVPVKAPVAGIAMGLCKEGDEYFVLTDILGDEDALGDMDFKVAGTSQGITAIQMDIKIKGIPSEVLRRALGQAKDARQHILGSMAECIEAPREALSELAPQMCEVYVDPEKIRSIIGPGGKNIKAITTETEATIDIEDSGKVMIFAPTLKSMEEAKARVEYYDQKPEIGKNYRGIVRKILEIGALVEILPGCEGMLHISQMDFERIEKVDDLLKLGQEVEVKCVDLEPGGRIRLSRKAWLMEQAGQEVNLDEFKRPAGGGRGGDRGDRRGGRGGDRRGGRR; encoded by the coding sequence ATGCTTAAACCTTTTGACAAGACCAGTCTGACCACCTCGGTCGGCAATCTCGACATCACCATCGAAACAGGCAAGCTGGCCAACCAGGCCAGCGGCGCGGTTACCATCAGCTCCGGCGGCACCGTCGTGCTGGTCACCGCCTGCACCCAGCCCCTGGAAATCGACCGCGGATTCTTTCCGCTGACCTGCAACTATCAGGAAATGGCTTACGCTGCGGGCCGCATTCCCGGCGGTTACTTCCGCCGCGAAGTGGGCCGTCCGTCCGAGCGCGAAACCCTGGTTTCCCGCCTCATCGACAGGCCCATCCGCCCGCTGTTCACCAAGGGCTTCGCCGACGAAGTTCAGGTCATCGCCACGGTTCTTTCCGCAGACAAGCACGTCAACCCGGACGTCCTGGCCCTGACTGGCGCATCCGCCGCCCTGCACATCTCCAAGATGCCCTTTGAAGGCCCCATCGCCGGCGCACGCGTGGGTTACGTGAACAACGAGTTCGTGCTCTACCCCACCTACAAGGGCATTGCCGAGGAAAGCAGCCTGAACCTGATCTTCGCAGCCTCCCGCGACGCCATCGTCATGGTGGAAGGCGGCGGTGAGTTCGTCTCCGAAGACCTGGTCGCCGACGCCCTGGAATGGGGCCACGAGCAGATCATGCCGCTGCTGGACATGCAGGACGAGCTGCGCGCCAAGGTTGGCCTCGAAAAGATCCAGGTGACCGCCCCGGAAAAGGACGAGGAACTGGCTTCCTACGTCGCCGAAATCATCACCGACGACCTCAAGGCCGCCCTGAGCACCCCCGAGAAGATGGCCCGCAAGGACGCCAAGTCCGCAGCCAAGGACAAGGCCAAGGAAGCCGTGGCCGAGAAGTTCCCCGAGGACGAAACCAAGCTGAAGCAGCTGGGCGACGTGATCGGCGACCTGGAAAAGAAGATCGTGCGCAATCGCATCGTCACCGAGGGCACCCGCATCGACGGCCGCGACACCACCACGGTGCGTCCGCTGTCCGTGGAAGTCGGCGTACTGCCCATGACCCACGGCTCCGCCCTGTTCCGCCGCGGCGAAACCTCGGCCCTGGCTGTCGCCACCCTGGGTTCCACCCGCGACGAACAGCGCTTTGAGACCCTCATCGGCGAAGACACCAAGCGCTTCATGCTCCATTACAATTTCCCGCCGTACTGCGTGGGTGAAGCCCGCATGCTGCGCGCTCCGAGCCGCCGCGAAGTGGGCCACGGCGCCCTGGCCGAACGGGCCATCTCCCCGGTCCTGCCGGATCCGGAAGCCTTCCCGTTCACCATCCGCGCGGTCTCCGAAATTATGGAATCCAACGGTTCCTCCTCCATGGCCTCCGTGTGCGGCACCTCCCTGGCTCTCATGGACGCAGGCGTGCCCGTGAAGGCTCCGGTGGCCGGTATCGCCATGGGCCTGTGCAAGGAAGGCGACGAATACTTCGTGCTCACCGACATCCTCGGTGACGAAGACGCCCTGGGCGACATGGACTTCAAGGTGGCCGGCACCAGCCAGGGTATCACCGCCATCCAGATGGACATCAAGATCAAGGGCATCCCGTCCGAAGTTCTGCGCCGCGCACTGGGCCAGGCCAAGGACGCCCGTCAGCACATCCTGGGCTCCATGGCCGAGTGCATCGAAGCCCCGCGCGAGGCTCTTTCCGAACTGGCCCCGCAGATGTGCGAAGTCTATGTGGATCCGGAAAAGATCCGCTCCATCATCGGACCCGGCGGCAAGAACATCAAGGCCATCACCACCGAAACCGAGGCTACCATCGACATCGAGGATTCCGGCAAGGTCATGATCTTCGCCCCGACCCTCAAGTCCATGGAAGAAGCCAAGGCCCGCGTGGAATACTACGACCAGAAGCCGGAAATCGGTAAGAACTACCGCGGCATCGTGCGCAAGATCCTCGAGATCGGCGCCCTGGTGGAAATCCTCCCCGGCTGCGAAGGCATGCTGCACATTTCCCAGATGGACTTCGAGCGCATCGAAAAGGTGGACGACCTGCTCAAGCTCGGCCAGGAAGTGGAAGTGAAGTGCGTGGACCTGGAGCCGGGCGGACGCATCCGTCTCTCCCGCAAGGCATGGCTCATGGAGCAGGCCGGCCAGGAAGTGAACCTGGATGAGTTCAAGCGCCCCGCCGGCGGCGGCAGGGGCGGCGATCGCGGCGATCGTCGTGGCGGACGCGGCGGCGACCGTCGTGGCGGACGTCGCTAA
- a CDS encoding alpha/beta fold hydrolase — MKMPRLYPLLLLLFLLLPPTHAGAASHYLPVDGVTVHYKTMGAGTDTLFFVHGFSCDTSVWKDQYPAFEDYRIISIDLPGHGMSGSPRIKYTQQRFADAIKAVMDAESVDTALLVVHSMGYQIARKLFDSYPGSVSGISIVDGAYFPVPHDAKARDQFQRELWNFVRITSTNETMDEFLGNMRKDTSSEEISRFFTKLMLSTPVHVRISTMRDFCNLATWKEHPQSVPVQAVYAVTPHLSPANEQYLRTQFPNLEYHQWDGVGHFLMMERPEEFNGLLRSFAQKVYGQ, encoded by the coding sequence ATGAAAATGCCAAGACTGTACCCCCTGCTGCTGCTCTTGTTCCTCCTGCTGCCGCCCACCCATGCGGGAGCCGCCTCCCACTATCTGCCCGTGGACGGTGTTACCGTACACTACAAGACCATGGGCGCAGGCACGGACACCCTGTTCTTTGTGCACGGATTTTCCTGCGACACATCCGTGTGGAAGGATCAGTATCCCGCCTTCGAGGATTACAGGATCATCTCCATCGACCTGCCCGGTCACGGCATGAGCGGCTCGCCGCGCATCAAATACACGCAGCAGCGCTTTGCCGACGCCATCAAGGCGGTCATGGACGCCGAAAGCGTGGACACCGCCCTTCTGGTGGTGCACAGCATGGGCTACCAGATCGCCCGCAAACTCTTCGATTCCTATCCGGGCAGCGTTTCCGGCATCAGCATCGTGGACGGGGCCTACTTCCCCGTGCCCCATGACGCCAAGGCCCGTGACCAGTTCCAGCGGGAGCTCTGGAACTTCGTCCGGATAACCAGCACCAATGAAACCATGGACGAATTCCTGGGCAACATGCGCAAGGACACCAGCTCCGAGGAAATCTCCCGTTTCTTCACCAAGCTGATGCTCTCGACGCCGGTGCATGTGCGCATCAGCACCATGCGGGATTTCTGCAACCTGGCCACCTGGAAGGAACATCCCCAGAGCGTTCCCGTACAGGCCGTCTATGCCGTCACCCCCCACCTTTCTCCCGCGAACGAGCAATACCTGCGAACCCAGTTCCCGAACCTGGAGTACCACCAATGGGACGGCGTGGGGCACTTCCTGATGATGGAGCGGCCCGAGGAGTTCAACGGGTTGCTCCGGTCCTTCGCCCAAAAAGTCTACGGGCAATGA
- a CDS encoding Mbeg1-like protein has product MTTETNPFDVEAFRLMSRHSYYGEDSPVSWMTNTKQGMEDDMAEYGWSVADDAKHAQFLQALEESGIAGQLSGVGLEYDVYKNENGVYSLAFRGTDGDLADISTDAQLALNKLPRAGELAIDMAKIARETFGSSHLVVTGHSLGGYEAQCAAAVIGVPCVVFDAPGIARELDQIRTYAGELSGTDVYNNTNIMNVVSDTMVSNTDVFGVIETNDHVGTVISINDSGLEKITSWGRIDKHMMYNFKDLGLDATEHINMCEVEVPANAGGTALASGDPAEYGTDATVAAAAAMALSGENELAFTQDQSTQLVGTLNSAPEVSVFEAAPSLAAAAAATGQAELLENQIQALVDGMSGYTPVTAGVMTTPMTLGEEEQAHIAVASQGDFA; this is encoded by the coding sequence ATGACGACTGAAACCAATCCTTTTGATGTGGAAGCCTTCCGGCTCATGAGCAGACATTCCTACTATGGCGAGGACAGCCCTGTCTCCTGGATGACCAATACCAAGCAGGGCATGGAAGACGACATGGCGGAATACGGGTGGTCCGTGGCCGACGACGCCAAGCACGCGCAGTTCCTGCAGGCGCTGGAGGAAAGCGGCATTGCCGGACAGCTCTCGGGTGTGGGGCTCGAGTATGACGTGTACAAGAACGAAAACGGCGTCTATTCCCTGGCCTTCCGGGGAACGGACGGCGACCTGGCGGACATCTCCACCGACGCCCAGCTGGCCCTGAACAAACTGCCCCGCGCCGGGGAACTGGCCATAGACATGGCAAAGATCGCGCGTGAAACGTTCGGTTCGTCCCATCTGGTGGTCACCGGGCACTCCCTGGGAGGCTACGAGGCGCAATGTGCGGCCGCCGTCATCGGCGTTCCCTGTGTCGTGTTCGACGCCCCCGGCATCGCCAGGGAGCTGGACCAGATCCGCACCTACGCGGGAGAACTCAGCGGCACCGATGTTTACAACAACACCAACATCATGAACGTGGTCAGCGACACCATGGTGTCCAACACCGACGTCTTCGGCGTCATCGAAACCAACGACCATGTGGGAACAGTCATTTCCATCAACGATTCCGGCCTGGAGAAAATCACCTCCTGGGGCAGGATCGACAAACACATGATGTACAATTTTAAGGACCTGGGACTGGACGCCACGGAACACATCAACATGTGCGAAGTGGAGGTTCCCGCCAATGCCGGAGGAACGGCGCTGGCTTCCGGCGACCCTGCGGAATATGGGACGGATGCAACGGTTGCCGCTGCCGCCGCCATGGCCCTGTCCGGTGAAAACGAACTGGCCTTTACCCAGGACCAGAGCACGCAGTTGGTGGGCACCCTGAACTCCGCGCCCGAGGTATCCGTCTTCGAGGCAGCCCCCTCCCTGGCGGCCGCAGCCGCAGCCACAGGGCAGGCCGAGCTTCTGGAAAACCAGATCCAGGCCCTCGTGGATGGCATGTCCGGCTATACGCCCGTCACCGCCGGCGTGATGACAACGCCCATGACCCTGGGCGAGGAGGAACAGGCCCACATCGCCGTGGCCAGCCAAGGCGACTTCGCCTAA
- the uxx1 gene encoding UXX-star selenoprotein family 1: MPEQIIIYGKEHCPHTRRARDAYPEAEFIDVQASPENMDAMLRLSGGVRRVPVVVKDGVAEVGHNRGA, encoded by the coding sequence ATGCCCGAACAGATCATCATCTACGGCAAGGAACATTGCCCGCACACCCGAAGGGCGCGGGACGCCTATCCCGAAGCCGAATTCATCGACGTGCAGGCCAGCCCCGAGAACATGGACGCCATGCTGCGCCTCTCGGGCGGGGTCCGGCGCGTGCCGGTCGTGGTCAAGGACGGCGTGGCCGAGGTTGGCCACAACCGGGGAGCCTGA
- the amrB gene encoding AmmeMemoRadiSam system protein B: MDRNPVVAGQFYPDNAAALWGMIDQFHGLAERKRQASTLLAMVPHAGYVFSGAVCGKTLASANLHPTVLMLGPNHTGMGAELSLWNDGDWLFPEGRMPLDRELADALMAAEPRLTPDRGAHVREHSLEVIVPFLHRLNPATTMVPVAVSAPSLDVLEGVGRAVGRALKSFERPVSIVVSSDMSHYISHEQAKRRDSMALEAALGLDPARLFSVVRENRISMCGILPMTLGLFAALEMGAEKAELAAYATSGDVSGDYEQVVGYAGVLVS, encoded by the coding sequence ATGGACAGGAATCCCGTTGTCGCCGGGCAGTTCTACCCGGACAATGCCGCGGCCCTGTGGGGCATGATCGATCAGTTCCACGGGCTGGCCGAGCGGAAACGGCAGGCTTCGACCCTGCTGGCCATGGTCCCCCACGCGGGGTATGTTTTTTCCGGCGCCGTCTGCGGCAAGACCCTGGCCAGCGCCAACCTGCATCCCACCGTGCTCATGCTCGGGCCCAACCACACGGGCATGGGAGCCGAGCTTTCCCTCTGGAACGATGGCGATTGGCTTTTTCCCGAAGGCAGGATGCCCCTGGACCGGGAACTGGCCGACGCGCTCATGGCTGCTGAACCGCGCCTGACTCCGGACCGGGGCGCACACGTGCGCGAGCACTCACTGGAGGTCATCGTTCCCTTCCTGCACCGGCTGAACCCGGCCACCACCATGGTGCCGGTGGCGGTTTCCGCTCCGTCCCTGGACGTGCTGGAGGGCGTGGGCCGCGCCGTGGGAAGGGCGCTCAAGTCCTTTGAACGCCCCGTGTCCATTGTGGTCAGTTCGGACATGAGCCACTATATTTCCCACGAGCAGGCCAAGCGGCGCGATTCCATGGCCCTGGAGGCGGCTCTGGGGCTCGACCCGGCTCGGCTGTTCTCCGTGGTGCGCGAAAACCGCATCAGCATGTGCGGCATTCTGCCCATGACCCTGGGGCTGTTCGCGGCCCTGGAAATGGGCGCGGAAAAGGCCGAGCTGGCCGCCTATGCCACCTCCGGCGACGTGAGCGGCGACTACGAGCAGGTGGTGGGCTACGCGGGTGTGCTGGTCAGTTGA
- a CDS encoding tetratricopeptide repeat protein yields the protein MKKTKHIAWVLAALAFAGSLWASPAAALGVRVNAAGDSDKLTLVFDSGAVPDYSVTRTGTTQITVAFPAGFWDKERKPDLTRLKASKLVSSIDISGNSLILNTKTKGFGFIRVNDPSKPQALVQVFRDPIGARWKPPSARTAKPAPKPVAPAASAPAAKPVPKPAPKVEQPAATAPQAPAPAAVPQGLLETDLTAGDSKRKPFFSMPHTVRTEVAPPPGAGNATAAHDMRFQATDRDAADVKMAELGNTTAAEAPVIDLPGAESLQGSGNVRGSVAPPPDELPLSGVVEGRQPVAPAPQPAMREEPGTAQAPTAQGSTTGTVAPPPSFEDVGPVSVATPQEAGAVKGAVVPPPSGDVPAQPVGDHVEQAVAPPPVVDEQPVPPAEPAQEQQAEAEGQAELAAEGEALPQEATELAQAQPEADNATLAAEDLVNKALEAQSLMLNGNLAAARDIFKEILPNPLLPDEYREEALYALGDIAMQLYKDDPADKYDEIAGAYTEALNYNPDSRKAPQALVNLGLINLKVGNLPEAKAYFSILQSKYPDDQVIPSISYYWGEYYFRKGDYRKAADQLQYLVQTYPENELVKNAAYLLADSLERLGYNKQAYQIVDYIDKRWPDYYMARPEFLLLAGGIEMRLQKYAQAKDHYFTYYNLNPEAEASDIALARIGDIYLTQGFKEPAREIYEKAVKQYPDKEGGLVAKMRLAEEGIYDDPTMVQMVSVFDRPYNLRPVQVYEEIVEKFPDGPLAPVAQLKMAMWYAFHKKYPEALTAAQDFIDKFPDSELLPRARELGDKVFALAVPGLVDDANYQRVVRYWEGYDFIGKGDTRVDDNTRLMVANSYWKLGQPGKALEIIEPYLGEKQIPDISNKAIDLAVGIYLDQYAWDSINKLIDRATTHWKLQPKQQRQLEYARAMALQNMGDPDKALPLWAELGMNPEVDPSFRGYAMYYMAKDAMKRQDLKRVFAYAQEALTLLLQTNGDPEKVKDAVLMSIYATERSGRYEEALKWARQYDQYITPDNPEWAPTRFKLARIYKKAGATEEWQKLLQDIIDKRPDSLQASLAKAALEDFKVERQARQYSPAPQ from the coding sequence GTGAAAAAAACAAAACACATAGCATGGGTACTTGCCGCACTCGCCTTTGCCGGTAGCCTCTGGGCCTCGCCGGCAGCGGCTCTTGGCGTTCGGGTCAATGCGGCCGGGGATTCGGACAAGCTTACCCTGGTTTTCGATTCCGGCGCGGTGCCCGACTATTCCGTGACCCGCACCGGTACCACACAGATCACCGTGGCCTTCCCAGCAGGGTTCTGGGACAAGGAGCGAAAGCCAGACCTGACCCGCCTCAAGGCCAGCAAACTCGTCAGCTCCATCGATATTTCTGGCAATTCCCTGATCCTGAACACCAAGACCAAGGGGTTCGGTTTCATCCGGGTCAATGATCCGTCCAAGCCGCAGGCTTTGGTTCAGGTCTTCCGCGATCCCATTGGCGCGCGTTGGAAACCGCCCAGCGCCCGTACCGCAAAGCCGGCCCCGAAGCCCGTCGCCCCTGCGGCTTCCGCTCCCGCGGCCAAGCCCGTACCGAAGCCCGCGCCCAAGGTGGAGCAGCCCGCAGCCACTGCGCCGCAGGCTCCCGCGCCCGCCGCAGTGCCCCAGGGCCTGCTGGAGACCGATCTCACGGCGGGAGATTCCAAGCGCAAACCCTTCTTTTCCATGCCGCACACGGTGCGGACCGAGGTGGCCCCGCCTCCCGGCGCGGGGAACGCGACCGCGGCGCATGATATGCGTTTCCAGGCCACGGACCGGGATGCGGCCGATGTGAAGATGGCCGAGCTGGGCAATACCACGGCGGCCGAGGCCCCGGTCATTGACCTGCCCGGCGCCGAGTCCCTGCAGGGTTCGGGAAATGTCCGTGGTTCGGTGGCCCCGCCGCCCGATGAGCTGCCCCTGTCCGGGGTGGTGGAGGGCAGGCAGCCCGTGGCCCCTGCCCCGCAGCCCGCAATGCGGGAAGAGCCCGGAACGGCCCAGGCCCCCACGGCGCAGGGAAGCACCACCGGAACGGTGGCCCCGCCGCCCAGCTTCGAGGATGTGGGCCCGGTTTCCGTGGCCACGCCCCAGGAGGCGGGCGCGGTCAAGGGCGCTGTGGTTCCGCCGCCGTCCGGGGATGTTCCCGCGCAGCCCGTTGGCGACCATGTGGAACAGGCCGTCGCGCCGCCTCCGGTGGTGGATGAGCAGCCGGTGCCTCCGGCAGAGCCGGCCCAGGAACAGCAGGCCGAGGCCGAAGGTCAGGCAGAACTGGCGGCGGAAGGCGAGGCCCTGCCCCAGGAAGCCACCGAGCTGGCGCAGGCGCAGCCCGAGGCGGACAACGCCACCCTGGCTGCGGAGGACCTGGTCAACAAGGCCCTTGAGGCGCAGTCGCTCATGCTCAACGGCAATCTTGCCGCCGCCCGGGATATCTTCAAGGAAATCTTGCCCAATCCGCTGCTGCCCGACGAGTATCGGGAAGAGGCCCTCTATGCCCTGGGCGACATTGCCATGCAGCTGTACAAGGACGACCCGGCCGACAAGTACGACGAGATCGCCGGGGCCTACACCGAGGCGCTCAACTACAACCCTGATTCGCGCAAGGCCCCGCAGGCGCTGGTCAATCTCGGTCTCATCAACCTCAAGGTCGGCAACCTGCCCGAGGCCAAGGCCTATTTCAGCATCCTGCAGAGCAAGTATCCGGACGACCAGGTCATTCCGTCCATCAGCTATTATTGGGGCGAGTATTATTTCCGCAAGGGTGATTACCGCAAGGCCGCCGACCAGCTCCAGTACCTGGTCCAGACCTATCCGGAAAACGAGCTGGTCAAGAACGCCGCGTATCTCCTGGCCGATTCCCTGGAACGGCTGGGATACAACAAGCAGGCCTACCAGATCGTGGATTATATCGACAAACGCTGGCCCGACTACTACATGGCCCGGCCCGAATTCCTGCTCCTGGCAGGGGGCATCGAGATGCGGCTCCAGAAATACGCCCAGGCCAAGGACCACTATTTCACCTACTACAACCTCAATCCCGAGGCCGAGGCCTCGGACATCGCCCTGGCCCGCATCGGCGACATCTACCTGACACAGGGCTTCAAGGAACCCGCCCGCGAGATCTACGAGAAGGCCGTCAAGCAGTACCCGGACAAGGAAGGGGGCCTGGTGGCCAAGATGCGCCTGGCCGAGGAGGGCATCTACGACGATCCCACCATGGTCCAGATGGTTTCGGTCTTTGACAGGCCCTACAACCTGCGCCCGGTGCAGGTCTACGAAGAGATTGTGGAGAAGTTCCCGGACGGTCCGCTGGCCCCGGTGGCCCAGCTCAAGATGGCCATGTGGTATGCCTTCCACAAGAAGTATCCCGAGGCCCTGACCGCAGCTCAGGATTTCATCGACAAGTTTCCGGACAGCGAACTGCTGCCCCGCGCCCGCGAGCTGGGCGACAAGGTCTTTGCCCTGGCCGTTCCCGGCTTGGTGGACGACGCCAACTACCAGCGCGTTGTCCGCTACTGGGAAGGGTACGACTTCATAGGCAAGGGCGATACCCGCGTTGACGACAACACCAGGCTCATGGTGGCCAACAGCTACTGGAAGCTGGGCCAGCCCGGCAAGGCCCTGGAGATCATCGAGCCCTATCTGGGCGAGAAGCAGATCCCCGATATCTCGAACAAGGCCATTGACCTGGCCGTGGGCATCTATCTGGACCAGTACGCCTGGGACAGCATCAACAAGCTCATCGACCGCGCCACCACGCACTGGAAGCTGCAGCCCAAGCAGCAGCGCCAGCTGGAATACGCCCGGGCCATGGCCCTGCAGAACATGGGCGACCCGGACAAGGCCCTGCCGCTCTGGGCCGAGCTGGGCATGAATCCCGAGGTGGACCCGTCCTTCCGGGGCTACGCCATGTACTACATGGCCAAGGACGCAATGAAGCGCCAGGACCTCAAGCGGGTCTTCGCCTACGCCCAGGAGGCCCTGACCCTGCTGCTGCAGACCAACGGGGACCCGGAAAAGGTCAAGGACGCGGTGCTCATGTCCATCTACGCCACGGAACGTTCCGGCCGCTACGAGGAGGCCCTCAAGTGGGCCCGCCAGTACGACCAGTACATCACGCCCGACAACCCGGAATGGGCTCCCACCCGCTTCAAGCTGGCCCGCATCTACAAGAAGGCAGGGGCCACCGAGGAGTGGCAGAAGCTGCTGCAGGATATCATCGACAAGCGCCCCGATTCGCTGCAGGCTTCCCTTGCCAAGGCCGCGCTGGAGGATTTCAAGGTGGAGCGCCAGGCCCGGCAGTACAGTCCCGCACCGCAATAA
- a CDS encoding sigma-54 interaction domain-containing protein, translating to MALKLDGIIGSSPALAEVFRILEKVAPTESTVLVTGESGTGKELLVRALHRNSKRREKPFVPINCGAIPKELLESELFGHEKGAFTHAIRSRPGRFELADGGTIFLDEIGEMDLSLQVKILRALQEKEIERVGGTQIKKVDVRVVAATNRDLEGEVKAGRFREDLFYRLNVIPMHLPPLRERDGDIITLAEHFLGRFCSEKDRVRLKLGGKVKEMFLTYSWPGNVRELENFMERLSILCDNAEVAPEDLPDKIWEDIGEKPLRTVAEVQVRPAGFAWPTLQDMNDKSTGLKEFLESMEDKLLLEALDAAEGVKNKAAELLGIKRTTLIEKIKKRKLLD from the coding sequence ATGGCTCTCAAATTGGACGGTATCATCGGTAGCAGCCCGGCTCTCGCCGAGGTGTTCAGGATTCTTGAAAAAGTTGCCCCGACGGAAAGCACCGTGCTGGTCACCGGCGAGTCCGGCACCGGCAAGGAGCTTCTGGTCCGCGCCCTGCACCGCAACAGCAAGCGCAGGGAAAAGCCATTTGTGCCCATCAACTGCGGGGCCATTCCCAAGGAACTGCTGGAGTCCGAGCTTTTCGGCCATGAAAAGGGGGCCTTTACCCACGCCATTCGTTCCCGCCCGGGCCGGTTCGAGCTTGCCGACGGCGGCACCATCTTTCTGGATGAGATAGGGGAGATGGATCTGAGCCTGCAGGTCAAGATCCTGCGCGCGCTTCAGGAAAAGGAGATCGAGCGGGTGGGGGGCACCCAGATCAAGAAGGTGGACGTGCGCGTGGTTGCCGCCACCAACCGGGACCTGGAGGGAGAGGTCAAGGCCGGGCGTTTCCGCGAGGACCTGTTCTACCGGCTCAACGTCATTCCCATGCATCTGCCGCCCCTGCGCGAGCGCGACGGCGACATCATTACCCTGGCCGAGCATTTCCTGGGGCGCTTTTGCTCGGAAAAGGATCGGGTCAGGCTCAAGCTGGGCGGCAAGGTCAAGGAAATGTTCCTGACCTATTCCTGGCCCGGCAACGTTCGCGAGCTGGAAAATTTCATGGAGCGGCTTTCCATTCTTTGCGATAATGCGGAAGTGGCTCCCGAGGACCTGCCCGACAAGATCTGGGAAGACATCGGGGAAAAGCCCCTGCGCACGGTTGCGGAGGTCCAGGTTCGCCCGGCAGGATTTGCCTGGCCCACCTTGCAGGATATGAATGACAAGTCGACGGGATTGAAGGAATTTCTTGAATCCATGGAAGACAAGTTGCTCTTGGAGGCGCTTGACGCCGCAGAGGGCGTCAAGAACAAGGCCGCGGAACTGTTGGGCATCAAGCGCACAACCCTGATCGAGAAGATCAAGAAGCGCAAATTGCTCGATTAG